The Dendropsophus ebraccatus isolate aDenEbr1 chromosome 6, aDenEbr1.pat, whole genome shotgun sequence nucleotide sequence taTATATCGGTTGTACATGGGCCATGTGGACAATGCAggcattaaaatatatatattttttaaagtgaaaaattcTGCACCATCTGCAAAATCATTGTAAACAAGCAGTTGAACTTTGCGAATCTTTGTGCTCGCAGTCAGCTTCACACACAGTCATCCTGAACCACAAGAAAAACAATAACAATCTATATTATGGGTTCAAGAAAAGGATCGGGTGCAGCAACGTCTTATCACCTAACCCCAGTCCTCCACAGCTGTCTGTGTGACCACCCGGGAGTGGAAGTGAGGACCATTGTTATCAGTAACTGAAAGAGACATAACAGGCAATGTATGTTGTGGTAAGGATCTGTCAAGACCCAGAACCATGTGGGCaagaaaaaacagcagcaaccCGGACAGTGAAGGTTAATTGTCATCTTCATTACAATAGACGCTTAGGGTAATCTATGTAAGTAGTAATGGTACAAAATCAATCTGAAAGATGCAACATGGACCAAATGTATAAAAGTTTTTATGTCTGGTACTAGTACAATTTTCTATGTGTATGCCCTTTGAGGGCAACTCTCATGATGGCGGACCCAGTGCTTGCCACCAGTATTAATGCCTGGTAACCAGAGGTTGTTTTTCTGTAAAAAGCTGGTACCTTTAAAGGAGTTCTCTGAGAGTAGAAAACGGATGACCTATAATTCCCTTATTTATATAGCAATAACTTATTCCACAGAAGTCCGGCGTTTGCTAAAAGCCatcagcaggcaggggcaggggggaaattgatttcaagtgacaacttacctctccctgtgcccgagGTAAGCGGCcaccaggctctgggatctccggggTGTCAACGTCACGATTCGGCTGATGgaatggctgctcagccaattagtgactggggcgggacaccgctccAGACACTGATTGTCCGAGCAGCCAGTCCAACCGCGGGCATGAGGAGTGGTAAGTGCGTGCTTGAAATAAATTTCCCTCTTTCCTCTGTAGGCCACCGTCTTATTTCaaacgctggacttctcctttaagatgttgtccttggtgaaATTTGGagccaggaccccagtgctggcaTACAACCACCTGTCCTTAtaggccaggcatgtccaaacttttttcgaagagtgccaaatttgatgaagtgaacatgtgcgagggccgaccattttacatgctacatgctatatgctttataacacaggcagataatagcaagctggatacctggggggccgtaaaagttcggaacgcgggccgcaaatggccctccggccagactttggacatgcctgttatAGGCCAACAGTGTGTGATCCGTTGAGGTCCGACTTCTGGGACATCTGCCGTAACTGCTCATGTGAATGCAGGGGATTTGTGTGGTATGGAAAAGATGGCACTGCATGTGCTGGTACCCTTGTAAAATAGGACAATTGGGAAAAAGTTAGATGTATGCTCACTGTTACTTGTTGTGCTGTGGAAACAACACCATTGTTGGCATATAGGAATCCTCACCCACCCACAcctacccttagggtcctatttccaCAAAGAGATTTTtcgacaattaacgataaacaatctcaaatgaccgctatggcgaacaacctgaacTTGTTTGTCCAATTACAGGGaatgatgattgttacttatgatcattcttgcggtcgtcctgtcGTTGCCACTGCGTTAGATGCTACTGCGAACCACGTGTTTTTACACCGAACGATgcgcaaacgatttgcaaacaaaTTCATGGGATAGGGCATAACAAACTGATTATGGATCCAATGACCAACATCTCTCGGGTAATGATTTATTCATACATGACTCCCAGTACGTTtcagtgaatattttttttttttattgcaataaaGTCCATTTTAACTTCATCTTGGTGAAAACCGCCGTTCTATTTTAACATCTCAGAAAAATGTGCAATACCTGCCAAAGGGGCATATTTTACTAGTGGTGGATTTAGAAGAAATTGTCTGTCAGCTGGGTATACAACAGTTTTCCAAGCATAGCATTTtaaattttgtcattttttgccattaaattaaATATTCTGCAATGTTGCTTATTGAAACATTTAAAAATAGATGATCTTATTAAATGGATTCCAGAGAATAACAGCGAAACTGGATTACATCTACAGAACATGGTAGAATATTTTATTAAATGAAATATTAATAAGCTGTATATGGCATAATCagttgcctatatatatatatatatatatatatatatatatatatatatatataataaattccAGTTTCTAAACTAAAATTATTGCTTGCTAGCATCATTTTGTTAGCAGACCCTATTCATTTCAGTATGATGCAGAATAGAAGGAAACGTGATTTACTACAGCCCTTTACTTCCCCCCTGCTGTTGCCAGCTGATAGCGCAGATTAGCTAGAGTAATATATCTAAAATAGTTTGAATGCCATATCCAAACTTGGGATTACAAACTGTCTTCAATTCTTTACAGGTATCTTTCTAATTTATAAAagtcctgtgattacagcagcctcagcACTAATTTAAATAAATATGTAGTAATGGAAGAGTGGAAGGGATGAGGAGTGAGACTGTATCTTTAACATGACAAATTAACTGGCAGATATATCAAAGGTTAATGCAGCTGTAGCATTATTTAGCTAGCAGGCCATATTCATTTCAGTATGATGCAGAATAAAAAGGGATGAGATTTACTACAGCCCTTTACTTCCCCCCTGCTGTTGTCAGCTGATGGAGCAGATAGATTAGCCAGATTAATATATCTAAAATAGTTTGAATGAGATACCCAAACTGGGAATTACAAACTGTCTTCATGTCTTTACAGGTATCTTGCTAACTTATAAAagtcctgtgattacagcagcctcagcACTAAGTCAAGTAGTAATGGAAGAGTGGAAAGGATGAGAAGTGAGACTGTATCTTGAAAATGGCAGATTGTTTACTGGCAGATTTATCAAGGGTTAAAGCAGCTGTAGTTTTAGCTTTAGTTCTCAACTTAGATGGTCTCTTCCACTACACCTAAATACTTCCCACATAGTCAGCGCTTCACCTGGCAGGTATGACAAGCATTTTGCTTCTGTTACAGTGTATACTGGTATATGCAGGATAAAGCTTGCCACTTCTATCTGACTGCGATCGCAGGGAATTCAGGGTCAATCACAAAACAGTTATGGCTGAGAACAGAAGCTAAAGGCTGGGAATTAAGACAAGAGTTTGTGAAGGATACAGGAAACATCTGGCAAGAAAGAAGCAAGACTGGAACAAGAAGGGAAAGAGGAATCTCTAAGTGGCCATGAGAATCGTTCAAATTAAAGAAAGGACTCGTTCTCTGCACAGGAAGGATGACTGGGATGCACTTGTAGAGATGAATCCACCGGCTAGTATAGAATTTTCATTTTGTATTTCCATTGTCGTTTAATAGGCATGACAAAGGACGGATTTTTGCCCCAGCAGACCCGGTGGTGAGCCGACAAACCAGCATGTATAGCCTTAAAAATCCATGATAGCGGGCTGTGTATATCCCCATGTTAAcataatggggagatttatcaaactggtgtaaagtagaattgttttagttgcccctagcaaccaatcagattccacctttcatttttaaaataatctgtgaggaatgaaaagtggaatctgattggttgctaggggcaactaagacaattcttcttaacaccagtttgataaatctcccccaatatgttcaaCAATCAGTAATCATAATGAAGGGCCGTACAATCGATCCAGCAATCACTCTGCACTGACAATAATTTCCACAAAAAGGCAGGTAATCTACATGCAGTGCACAAGGCTCACTCACATGATGCTTGGACATCTTTAAgagtatattaaagggaacctgtcaccccccgtgctgaggtgacaggctcccgaccccccgctacagccccttatactcacctgatcccgccgggtcccgcttctggatccggtcgggtcacggagatctcagccgctgcagcctggcgcgcgcactgagagatgagtccaacgctcatagagaatgacggagcgctggactctgcgtcattctctatgagcgttggactcatctctcagcgcgcgccaggctgcagtggctgagatctccgtgacccgaccggatccagaagcgggacccggcgggatcaggtgagtatagggggctgtagcggggggtcgggagccggggggtgacaggttccctttaatgcaccTTCCTGTGCACTGAAACTAAAAAACCCTCCATACTCACCCCCACCCATCTCCTCTGCTGGTGCTGTGGAGTTGTCCTTCTAATCTGTCATGCTCCTACCAATTAAGTTttgacaatcagccgacatcgatcATGTTCATGATTGttgcatcgtttgtctttcaagcatgctgaaaaacaaacgactgggatagcagcgatctgctgccattgctccgtggaataggagcggtggcagcagaccgccactatcttctatgggctgcccggatgaatTAGTGATCACCTGGGTAGCCTGTTGGGggatctttagatcgtctgggcagcccataggagatatcgctgctcctattacacagagccacagcagcagattgttgttgtcttagggtggtattacacgggccgagcagggcccgataatacctgtaaacgagcagcgatctgctagatcgttgctcgtttactggacctattacacggcccgataatcgtttgacaagagctgcaaggacatcgttaccgatgtccttgcagcccttgctaaactggcatacattacccatccacgttccagggctgctcctgccgtctgcttctcccgggggtcccgcgcgctctctagtgtcacagcagcctgtcagctggtaggccgctcagccaatcataggccgggaccgccgcggcctgtgattggctgagcggcctatcagctgacaggccgctgtgacgctagagcgcgcgcgggacgcaaggagaagcggacggcaggagcagccctggaacgtggatgggtaatgtatatcgttagtcgccggccacgcaccgctattacacgcagcggtgcgcggtcggcgcccgacgaaaataggttctaaattatatcaacgatcagccgatgatcgttgtcatcggctgatcgttgcatttattacacggagcgataatcggccgaatcgagccaattcggccgattatcgttccgtgtaataccacccttagtcatttctcttttaacattttgaaagataacaacagacaacgatcagccaacattgttcatgtcggctgatggttgccttctattacataaagcgattgtcgcccgtaatggccgataatcagccaaatacatccgataatcgctttgtgtagcaGGGCCTTTAGCCTTTTGCTTGGCTGAGTGGGCACAAGACATCTTTAGAatgaggaagaagaagactgCAGTGGGGACTGGAAGACCTGACAATAGCAGCAGCCATGGAGAATGGTGGAGGTGGAAGTGAGTaagcaggcttttttttttttttttttgtgcacaggAAGGTAAACAAAAGAATAATTTCTTTAAACCTTTTAATGGTGCTCAAATGTAtagcgacaggttccctttaccaTCCTGCTTAAGCTTTATACGTGCAAGCATTGTAAAGTATTTACAATTATATTGCTACATTCCTTATACATTTGAAGAAAGTAGCAGTCAGAGGATACATGTACAGCCCTCACTTGGTGTATGCAGTCCACAGTCATGTTTAAAGGTTTTTCCAAGACTGTAATACTACCGGCTTATActtatgacacacacacacaatcagatGATTCATGACACCATTGAGTTGCAGCGATTTCTTTGTTTACCAGGTGAGCTCCAGAAGGTTTGTAGTGGCTGTGCTTACTGTTTCTGGTCAAGTAAATAGTACAGTTGCAGTACCAGATATAACCACTATGAAATGTATGGAGCTGTGATCAATAAACAGCCCTAGTGGGAGTGTCAGAAATCGCACCCTCACCTATCTAAAATCCCCAAAAGCTCCTATGTTGGGTGCTGCGCGTACAAGCAAGGCATGAGTTTGGTTAATATCCAGTTACAGGTGAGAGCAATCCATCATGGTCATTTATAAAGCGTTCTCTACTGTAACACGATTAACTGTCAAAGCAATAGATTAGAATAAATCCTGCGCACATATGTTCACCGTGACTGTTCCTTTATTCAAATTAAGTATGTACCTAACGTGGATACGATAATGAGACCAGATTAAAGCTGGAGATTGCTTTCAGGTAtaaaagatattaaaaaaaaaaaatctgtatgacAACCGGTTATGGAAAATCATTTATCAtcaggaaagaaagaaaaaaaatcttggttTATGAATGAATGTACAGTATTAATATAGAAATACACACAGACCTTCtttcaaacattaaaaaaaatttggattTTGGATTCCTCTACCAGCAAGAGGAGAGCAGGGCTACAAGAGAATTGTGTAATACCTCGTTTCTCCTGCGGAGGTGCTGCTGTGAAATTGAACACATGCAGGTAACAGCTGATCGCTGGCGGTCCCAGCAGAGGAACTTTATTTGGTCAGTTTATTATCAGAGACTCGTTTTATGAaatatctcttaaaggggttacccagcgttagaaaaactTTCTTTCTTCAACACCACTCTGGGACTTTTGGGAATGGGACTTTTTTaggcagtgcatatatatatatatatatatatatatatatatatatatatatatacatgcacagcCATTCCTGCAACCTTCTGATAAACCAAGCACTGAACTTATGTCGTTGTCGCTGTATTGCTGATCTGTAGAAGTCATCAGCTGCCTAGTCAATGCTATGGACTTTTGTACCTTTAATGTTTATGTTTCTCTGTGAAAAGGTCACCACCTGGTAACGTCTGATGTTCTgttatatatagcgtatatacaCTTGTTTTATAGGAGACTCCGCCAtaaacacacgcacacacaggatCAGTTTTGATGCTGCGATTGGAAGGCGTCCAGGTGTACAAGAGTCACATTCAAAGCCCCTACAGGGTTCACCATCCAGAAAGGCAGGGGTGACTCTGAGGTAGCAGGTGGCATTATGTGCGCTGGCCAGATCTGGATGGCTGAAGCGCACCACAAACATAGAGAGCTCCTCAGCCGGTGTTACCTGATATGTAAATCAGGAAACACTGAGAGGCTTTTACTTAGCTACTGATACGTGTTAATTATAGTAAAGCAGATAATCTTTGCACAGCAGGTGTGTAGTAGAGGTCACCGGCTCTTTAAAGTCAGCTCTGTAAACTAAGATCAGAATGCCATCACACAAGCCGCCGGCCACATAGCTATGGAGACGCACCGAGGCTTTGTTTTCCATGGCCGGTCTGTGACCTACAGCCACAATCACTGGGTGTGATGGAGGAGAATGACGTGTGGGCGACCAATGCTCAGGACCTACACAATCACCTGCAAAACCATTCCCCAATATTAGTGGTTcgattgtagagatgagcgaaccgggttcgggttcgagtcgacccgaacccgaacgttcggtatttcattagccgtggctgctgaacttggataaagctctaaggttgtctggaaaacatggatacagccaatgactatatccatgatttccacatagccttagggctttatccaacttcagcagccatcgctaatcaaatgccaaagttcgggttcggatcgactcgagcatgctcaaagttcgctcatctctattcgattgcaattttttttttttttcataatcagAAATGTATGTATTGTGGAGGCACCCACAGAAAAGCCACTGGGGATGGTACAGCCCCATACAAATAAAGTtgaatccttaaagggatatttcaccCAATAAAGTAGCagttcccaaattttttttatctccccccccccctccaatgcaCGCATAGGTGATCGGTATCCCACGGCGCGGCTTCGTTACGATCCTGCTGCGCTGTTCAAATCCAGCGCACGCTCACGTCTCCTGCTCCTGTGACACCCCCTTCtgtgattgaaggccggaagtcacgctTTCCAATGGATTCTCTATGGGTAAGCACGACTTCTGGCCTTCAATCACAggggacagaagaggggtcacaggagAAGGTGACGTGACGCGGTGTGCGCTGGATTTGAATGGCGCCACGGGAACAAAATGAAGCCGCGCTGCGGGACACAGATCACCTttggtgagtatacatgccagcgcacagtgggagggggagggggcagataaaaaaaatgtgtgaactgcTACTTTAATACCTCAATGTTTGGCCAATCAGACCCTTCGGCACTACCACACTGACCAGCTGATTGTCTGGATGTGGGGCGGGGTGATATAGGTGTGTGCTATGTGGAGGTGCTCCTCATATAAACCTACTTGGTAGTACGTATACATAAAATGGTAGAAAAAACagattgagggcactcaccacttcCACGTGCACTTTCTTTATTCCATTTGTGGCATACAAAAATTTTAGCAGGTAAAATTCATATCGACACGGACACCAGACACTTGTCTGTGATTGCAGTCACAGTCGTTTCACGCGCATGAGTGCTTCATCAGACTGCATGCAATACGGCTGTGACTGCAATCACTGACGAGTGTCTGGCGTCCGTGCCGATATAAATTTTACCTGCTAATATTTTTGTATGCCACAAATGGAATAAAGAAAGTGCACATGgaagtggtgagtgccctcaatctGTTTTTTCTACCATTCTATGTATACGTACTACCAAGTAGGTTTATATGAGGAGCACCTCCACATAGCACACACCTATATCACCCCGCCCTGCATCCAGAAGATCAGTTGGTCAGTGTGGTAGTGCCGGTGAATTCCTTCTACATAGTTGTTTCTAGAATAAACGAGATTGCAGCTATTTGTCTACAGTACATTGTTCTATCCGTAGCTTCATTGTGCGCTTCAGCTGGTTGGATGCAGTAGATAAAGCCGAGTGGTTGAGTCCATATGGGGGGAGCCCAGGCCAGCCTATGTCTCTAATATGTTGTGACAATTCACTGATACCTCCCGCTGTGTTTCCTCCCAACCATTCATCAGGCTTCTTCTCCAGAGCCGGAGACTCCAGCGGCAGCGGCTCTGCTTCCTCCAGAGCTGTGTAGGGTCCTGAaccactactattactggatCAATTTGTTACACTTTAAAGACACTCAATGTCATCCTATAGTGCCAGCATGAGATAAATGGAACAAGATTAACCTCACACAGAGCGGAGGGGAAGAACGCAGACTCCTGCCTGCTTTCACTTCTCAAGACCTTGAAGTGGAAATGCTTGCTCTATTACTCAGCGAGCGAGCTGTCTGTCTTTAAACAGCTCCACGGCCACCTTTATTTACCCATAACACAGGGCCGGGGCCTGGCATTCCTCCTCCGGGTAAAGGCTCCTTATTATCTCTGTTTATACAATGAGAACCAAATATATCTGTTTATTTCCAAATATGACTGTGCTATGAGGAAGCCGCACACAAGGGGAGGAGAAACCCGTATAGCCAGACCACCAGATAACAAACAAACAAGTAACAGgtaacaaacaaacaagaaataCAACATAGTTATCATATAGAGGTATATAATAACTGGTATATAGATATAGGGATAGTCCTATGTTCGGAAAAACTCAATACTATATCCCAGTTATATTGCAAATGTCATACACAGGACAAAGGTTATTGGCCGACAGGTTTCATGGCTTAGTAACAACCCTTACTCATGGTTAGATTTATGAATATTACCTATTTTCTTGTAATTTGCAGTGACGTCCTGGTCCCTTAGTACAGATGAGACGGATTTGCTGCTAGAACAATAATCATGTAAAAGAGAATGATacgctgatatacagtataatatcatGTCATATATACCGTCATATACAATAGAACAGAATGCTGTTAtatatctgatatataatatataactccTCCATATAATTTCTCCTAGATGCCAGCTCTCTGTATTACATGATATATGTACTATATCCTGTATCATAGGGTTCTAtagaaaataaatattatatatatatatatatatatatatgctgtgcaTCCCTGCCATAAAGTAACCTGTGactcttcagctgctgcaaaacaacagttttacaacagctgtagagccTAAGGTCCAGTATCAGTGCCGTAAAGCATATAAAATCATGtcagggcattctgggagttgtagtttggcaacagctggacacCCACAGGTTCATAAACAGCTGCATAGCGCACACTATATCatgtaagggcatgctgggagttgtagtgctgtaaCAGCCGGAGACACTGCCGTAAAGCATATAAAATCATGtcagggcattctgggagttgtagtttggcaacagctggacacCCACAGGTTCATAAACAGCTGCATAGCATACACTATATCatgtaagggcatgctgggagttgtagtgctgtaaCAGCTGGAGCCACTGCCGTAAAGCACATAACACCATGTCCTATGAATATAGTCATACATGAGGTAATGTAGACAGTGCTCCACCTGATGAGGAGACAGCTCACTGCCGCCGCCGCCCGCGCTCTGTGCACTGACAGTGTGACACCGACTATTTACTAGCACAGCTGTGATGACACAGGCCACGCCCACCGGTGCCACTCATTGGTTTAGAATGCGGAAGAAATTCACATTCCGCGAGTCTCGACTGCCAGCCAATAGTAGAGCGCGGTCGCCCCTCGCAGCCAATCAGCATCAGAGGGCCCCGCCCACCTGTCAGCCGCTCCGTGCCTGGGTATATAAGGCGCTGCTCCTGGCCGCTCTGCTCACTCTGAGCCTGTCAGTCGCGCTCCTAGTTCGTGTAATCGATCAGATCGGGGAGGGATTCGCTGCTTCTATAACAATTCAACATCAAAACATGAAAGCCTTTAGCCCCGTACGATCTGTCCGGAAAAGCAGCCTGACGGAGCATAGCCTGGGCATCTCCCGGAGCAAAACGCCAGTGGATGACCCTATGAGCCTGCTGTACAACATGAACGACTGCTACTCCAAGCTGAAGGAGCTGGTGCCCAGCATCCCGCAGAACAAGAAGGTCAGCAAGATGGAAATCCTGCAGCATGTCATCGACTACATCCTGGACCTGCAGATCGCCCTGGACTCTCACCCGAGCATAGTCAGCCTGCACCACCCGAGGCTGTCCAGCCCTTCCCCCAACAGAAGCCCCCTGACCACCCTGAACACAGACATCAGCATCCTGACCCTGCAGGTACAGACACTGCCTGCTACACAaggcacactggccctttaaatctgcaacCTGCTACAATAACATAGCACTCTATAACCCTGATGCTGTATACATTTCATTCATACATCAGTTGtattgttatatactgtagcatcATCTTATTATTGGGTGTGTAGCAGATATTGCAAAAAAATCTGTGGCCATGATGCCCCCTTAGTCTGGTCTGATCCCCCTCTATTCTGTCTCCTCTTgtgccccccatcatcccccctcctcctcctctctcccatccGCATCCCATCGCCTTCTAGTAACACgtgcttgtctcctcttctccttccagGCGTCTGATCTATCAACAGAGTTCATCACGAATGACAGCAAAGCTCTTTGTCCTTAAGCAAAATGGTGAGTGTCACGCCGTGGTGTAGACTGTGCCGTCTTAGATGGGGATCCATTGAGGTTCCTTTTATTAAACCTTGTATTGGAAGCctcctaaaccccccccccccctccgcagaCAAGCTGGGAATTCTCAGTAATGCCTTAAACGTCTTGCGGGCTCCTGTCATCGTCTTAAAGTGGCTGCGTTTAATCAAATAATTGGTGCAAGCAGCCGACTGGCGCCTACATTCATTGCACTTAAATGGATCCAAACAGAACGAGtttgaggacccccccccctccccttctcccaTCATATGTTACCGTTTAACCTGTGGAAACCCGGCTTGCACAGGTCGTCTTGATGGGTTGACACCCCAGGGTCACCCCTTGCTATGTTGCATATTGCAGAACTGATCATAGTTTTTACAAGAGTGCTGTTTTTGTCTGtgggttaaagggttaatggggTTGTGGGGGGTCTAGCGTGGCGGACACCCAGCTTGTTGCAGCCCGTAGCTTCCAGTGCGGTAAGGGTTAACCTCCAGCTCCTGTGTACATCTGGAGCATGAGTGTTTGGTTAAATGTGCAGTGGTGGCTTCCTCACTGGCGCCAGTCTGTCTACTGATCTCTTCCACTAAAACCCTCCTTCTCAATCTCTTGCAGGTGTTCACATTGACTGTGTTTTTCTTTGCACAACATGGCTACAAGACTTCTCTATTTCATTATTTGAGTACTGCATTTGTACAGAAGCTTGTGGAACAAGGGGATTCAATGTGGCTATGAAAAGAGACTcgcatccaatttttttttttgtttttgccctattttttttttcctacccaTTCCCagccaagcttttttttttttttttttctttttttgttggaCTGCTGTTTTTAGTTATTTATGAAAAAGACTTACGATTGACCTTTCCTAAGGCGGAAGGCTTAATTCTATACTATATCTCTCCTACATGGGGAGTGGAAGTTATCATCGTACCACAAGGGATTTGCCACTTTTCCATCAGCTTTTTTTAagccttttattaaataaaaaggtGAAGCATTGGAGGCAATGAGCGGACGGAGGATCCGGCTATAGAGATTTTATCGGACTGGACTCGATGACAAGTTGTATATAGATAAATAAGACGTTGTGAACTCTTTATTCAAAGTTCCTcttacccccacccccaacccttATGCCCCCTTGTACAGTAGCAGGGATGTTCCATTTCTGCAAATGTGTAATGATGAGACTTAATCATGCTGAACTTTTTATAAAAGTTTGGTTGTAAGCTTTTTATACAGAATAAATCAATGGTGTTTATTGAAATGACTACATTAGTTCTGTGCCTCTTACTCATATATACGACCTCCCCCGATGGGTTAATGTATAAACCGCTCATTGCTAGTCTGGGTGCCAAGACTCCATATGATTCACATTCTTTGACCCCCATTACCAGTCAATGATTATCCAGGAGACTTTGGTCGTCTTTCATGTTCGATCATGTGAAAACATAAATCATTGGT carries:
- the ID2 gene encoding DNA-binding protein inhibitor ID-2; this encodes MKAFSPVRSVRKSSLTEHSLGISRSKTPVDDPMSLLYNMNDCYSKLKELVPSIPQNKKVSKMEILQHVIDYILDLQIALDSHPSIVSLHHPRLSSPSPNRSPLTTLNTDISILTLQASDLSTEFITNDSKALCP